The Bacteroidales bacterium genome window below encodes:
- the recN gene encoding DNA repair protein RecN has translation MLKSLYLKNYILIEETFIPFYEGLTILTGETGSGKSILLDALKLLLGHRADPSVIRDTSQKCIIEGVFSNLPNEIYQILKENDIDLQDELIIRREIKYNGTSRAFINDTPANLSLLKEIGEHLIDIHSQHQTLFLSHPEFQIRLLDSIANQTDVLNEYQSQYQLWIKLKRELNDLINNSSKQDEDVDYIAFLLDELVKAKLSTEEFKELEHNIQLLEQSENIRNILEEIKYGLSEKDQSVLTFFKNTIHALEQISNFFPSFNDDIQRLRSIEIELKEFNYTIHKILDKIHSNPDQLESLQQRMHEYQRLLFKHKKNTVEELFSLKNELEIKLKQAEEKQIKIENLQKQIDQLYQTLLKYASQLSQKRMKVCEQVEKNIIKTLQHLGMTRANFSIQIKPAKNIDRYGMDEVVFLFDANGTGKLEPLSEVASGGEISRLMLALKAHILNNSLMPTIFFDEIDTGVSGEIAAKVGDMLQSISKHHQLFVITHLPQVASRGDKHIEVIKKEDSNGSISEFIYVEGEKRVEALARLLANKGISKKTMEMARELLNM, from the coding sequence ATGTTAAAATCATTATATTTGAAAAATTATATTCTTATAGAAGAAACATTTATTCCTTTTTATGAAGGTTTAACAATTCTAACTGGCGAGACCGGATCAGGCAAATCTATTTTACTTGATGCTCTTAAACTTCTACTGGGACATCGTGCAGATCCATCCGTCATTAGAGACACCTCACAAAAATGCATCATCGAAGGGGTTTTTAGTAATCTACCTAACGAAATCTATCAAATATTGAAGGAAAACGATATTGATTTGCAGGATGAGCTAATTATTCGACGGGAAATCAAATATAATGGCACTTCAAGAGCTTTCATTAACGATACACCTGCTAATTTAAGTCTTCTCAAAGAAATTGGTGAGCATCTCATCGATATACATTCTCAACATCAAACTCTTTTTCTATCGCACCCTGAATTTCAAATTCGTTTACTGGATTCCATAGCCAATCAAACCGATGTATTAAATGAATACCAGAGTCAATATCAATTATGGATCAAGCTAAAGCGAGAATTAAACGATCTTATCAATAATTCTTCTAAACAAGACGAAGATGTGGATTATATTGCTTTTCTACTTGATGAACTTGTCAAGGCCAAACTTAGTACGGAAGAATTCAAAGAACTTGAGCACAATATACAATTGCTCGAGCAAAGCGAAAACATCCGTAATATTCTTGAAGAAATAAAATACGGATTAAGCGAAAAAGATCAAAGCGTATTAACTTTTTTTAAAAACACTATTCACGCATTAGAACAAATCTCAAATTTTTTCCCCTCTTTTAACGACGATATTCAAAGGCTTCGCAGTATAGAAATAGAATTAAAAGAATTTAATTATACCATCCATAAAATTTTAGATAAAATTCATTCTAATCCAGACCAGCTTGAATCACTACAACAACGAATGCACGAATATCAACGACTTTTATTCAAACACAAAAAAAATACGGTGGAAGAACTATTTTCTTTGAAAAACGAACTAGAAATTAAATTAAAACAAGCAGAAGAAAAGCAGATTAAAATTGAAAACCTTCAAAAACAAATCGACCAACTCTATCAAACACTTCTTAAATATGCAAGCCAACTTTCGCAAAAGAGAATGAAAGTATGCGAACAAGTAGAAAAAAACATCATTAAAACACTTCAACATTTAGGGATGACAAGAGCTAACTTTTCCATTCAAATAAAACCAGCAAAAAATATTGATCGCTATGGAATGGATGAAGTGGTTTTTTTGTTCGATGCAAATGGAACAGGCAAATTGGAACCACTAAGTGAAGTTGCTTCTGGTGGTGAGATTTCTCGACTCATGCTTGCATTGAAAGCACACATATTGAACAATTCTTTGATGCCTACTATTTTTTTTGATGAAATAGATACAGGAGTTTCAGGAGAAATAGCAGCGAAGGTAGGCGATATGCTACAATCAATATCAAAACACCATCAACTATTCGTCATCACCCACTTACCTCAAGTGGCTTCAAGAGGAGACAAGCATATTGAAGTCATCAAAAAAGAAGATTCTAACGGCAGTATTTCCGAATTCATTTACGTCGAGGGTGAAAAGCGAGTTGAAGCTTTAGCCCGCTTACTAGCTAACAAAGGAATATCGAAAAAAACAATGGAAATGGCACGAGAACTATTAAATATGTAA
- a CDS encoding SDR family oxidoreductase, whose amino-acid sequence MGYGLLEGKKGIIFGALDENSIAWHVALQVFEEGGRFVLSNHDIALRKGDIYRLAEQTQSIIIAADVTSLDDIENLFDETLKYFGTGLDFILHAVGMSPNVRKNIPYPELNYEYFMKTIDISALSLHKILSVAYKKDALQEYASVVTLSYLGAQRHFSSYSDMSQAKAMLESIVRSFGYHYGIKKKVRINSVSQSPTKTTAGKGVKGFDAFYSLSNCMSPIGNATAEDCAKFCVLLFSDYARKITMQNIFHDGGFSSMGISDRLMSKCFSCIDYCEENNH is encoded by the coding sequence ATGGGATACGGTTTACTTGAAGGCAAAAAGGGCATCATATTTGGTGCCTTGGACGAAAATAGTATAGCATGGCATGTGGCCTTGCAAGTTTTCGAAGAAGGTGGTCGATTCGTTCTGAGCAATCATGATATTGCTCTTCGCAAAGGAGATATTTATCGACTTGCCGAGCAAACTCAGTCAATAATCATAGCAGCTGATGTTACTTCCCTTGATGATATTGAAAACTTATTCGATGAAACATTGAAGTATTTTGGCACTGGTTTGGATTTTATCTTACACGCTGTGGGTATGTCGCCCAATGTAAGGAAAAATATCCCCTACCCAGAACTTAATTACGAATATTTCATGAAAACTATCGATATCTCTGCTTTATCCCTTCATAAAATTCTTTCGGTAGCTTATAAGAAAGATGCTCTTCAGGAATATGCTTCAGTTGTTACATTAAGTTACCTTGGGGCCCAACGTCATTTTTCAAGTTACAGCGACATGTCTCAAGCAAAAGCTATGCTCGAAAGTATCGTCCGTAGCTTTGGATATCACTATGGCATCAAGAAAAAAGTCAGAATCAATAGTGTTAGTCAATCGCCCACTAAGACCACTGCTGGCAAAGGTGTCAAAGGATTTGATGCATTTTATTCTTTAAGTAATTGCATGTCTCCTATTGGAAATGCTACAGCAGAGGATTGTGCAAAATTTTGCGTCCTTTTATTTAGTGATTATGCACGAAAAATCACGATGCAAAACATTTTCCACGATGGCGGATTTAGTTCTATGGGCATTTCCGACCGCCTCATGAGTAAATGCTTTTCATGTATCGATTATTGCGAAGAAAACAATCATTAA